The following coding sequences lie in one Cotesia glomerata isolate CgM1 linkage group LG5, MPM_Cglom_v2.3, whole genome shotgun sequence genomic window:
- the LOC123264914 gene encoding uncharacterized protein LOC123264914 isoform X1, whose product MFRLISICIFSILVNLVIAKIPPSFSLWKEPAKNAVYLRSLGLPPVPGMDTINIPYVPKPLFFPKFVDPKVMIAQKTELLKNLFGGLGPVNYPITDPSDDSLTFEKTKPFLYATSNEIEPSEDIGKLENILKNDKKETDNVKRGTFGSKFGLFGPVNSKFFPSSPKFPSGLSYSYPETKFNDFDSTNSLARRKRSIMSPMTNVPTDQGSFSPYPEVDPIFQYPEYYNFSAPQPYFPSVLGPVGSYPGYGPFYATPMIDPASMFTAKKTAFLNQFFKSLGPSASNPETDMPYNNPESFWSPSINAEVTTEIPVPKSTIVPPGFWAPSSIVPAPGEYTTKVSFFLDKLFKSITNKTAAKAASSSKISPSIMARSINDLLNDPSNRIARSIDDVQTLSITKDAIVDSIIAELGSLKTDMLNNFDDFTIAQQLSMASMGKNSAKPFKTGFSGLYKSTSTDFSLPYKQKMMVLSKVFDSLTELHKNISSAVSDAIKSNMDEESDKSDKYFEQKSMLNETSADTVQNKAMKMNSPMTYQDPALFYQAFSPSYQQQFPFYQPPTPVQPTEPFWMAFVKAKSTTPKPKKMKGTKREVESDFENYYPSEDYDNEDENKREKYKRAVKMFMRQGLPPGTIENIQAGGGSESGHQGGGMNLFNRHNYEDNYPYRKKWSDWTDNYHSSYRDHQHKHHH is encoded by the exons atgtttcgACTAATAagtatttgtatattttcaatattggTTAATCTTGTGATTGCTAAAATACCACCGAGTTTTTCACTATGGAAAGAACCAGCCAAAAATGCag TTTATTTACGATCCCTGGGTTTACCGCCTGTACCTGGAATGGATACAATTAATATTCCATACGTACCAAAGcctttattttttccaaaatttgttgaTCCAAAAGTAATGATCGCGCAAAAAACAGAATTACTGAAGAACCTTTTTGGTGGGTTGGGTCCAGTTAATTACCCGATAACTGATCCATCTGATGATTctttaacttttgaaaaaacaaaacctTTTCTCTATGCAACAAGTAATGAAATAGAACCATCAGAAGATATTGGAAAactcgaaaatattttaaaaaacgacAAAAAAGAGACTGACAATGTTAAAAGAGGTACTTTTGGATCTAAATTTGGATTATTTGGACctgtaaattcaaaattctttCCTTCATCTCCGAAATTTCCGTCAGGATTAAGCTACTCATATCCCGaaacaaaattcaatgatTTTGATTCTACCAACTCATTGGCTCGGCGTAAGCGAAGCATCATGTCACCAATGACTAACGTCCCTACTGATCAAGGATCATTTTCTCCGTATCCAGAAGTTGACCCAATATTTCAGTACCCAGAGTACTATAACTTCAGTGCTCCTCAACCGTATTTTCCAAGTGTATTGGGACCTGTTGGATCTTATCCAGGATACGGACCGTTCTATGCAACTCCAATGATTGATCCTGCTAGTATGTTTACTGCTAAAAAAACagcatttttaaatcaattttttaaaagtcttgGTCCAAGTGCTTCAAATCCTGAAACAGACATGCCATATAATAATCCTGAAAGCTTTTGGTCACCATCAATAAATGCAGAAGTGACAACTGAAATTCCTGTGCCTAAAAGTACTATTGTTCCTCCTGGTTTTTGGGCCCCGTCTTCAATTGTTCCAGCTCCTGGAGAATACACGACAAAAGTATCTTTTTTCttagataaattattcaaaagtaTTACAAATAAGACAGCTGCGAAAGCCGCTTCTTCTAGTAAGATTTCACCCAGTATAATGGCAAGATCTATTAATGATCTTCTGAACGATCCTTCAAATCGTATTGCTCGGTCTATTGATGATGTCCAGACCTTATCAATTACCAAGGATGCAATTGTTGATTCGATTATCGCAGAACTTGGATCTCTCAAAACagatatgttaaataattttgatgattttaCTATCGCTCAACAATTATCAATGGCTTCAATGGGAAAAAACAGTGCCAAACCTTTTAAAACAGGATTTTCAGGATTATATAAGTCGACATCGACCGATTTTAGTCTACCatacaaacaaaaaatgatGGTATTAAGTAAAGTGTTTGATTCTCTAACTGAACTTCACAAAAATATCAGTTCAGCTGTGTCTGATGCTATTAAAAGTAACATGGATGAAGAGTCTGATAAAAGTGATAAGTACTTTGAGCAAAAGAGTATGCTTAATGAAACTTCTGCAGATACTGTTCAGAACAAAGCGATGAAAATGAATTCACCAATGACTTATCAAGATCCTGCATTATTTTATCAGGCATTTTCTCCAAGTTATCAACAACAATTCCCCTTTTATCAACCTCCAACTCCGGTCCAACCTACTGAACCTTTCTGGATGGCTTTTGTAAAAGCTAAAAGCACAACCCCGAAacctaaaaaaatgaaaggaACTAAAAGAGAGGTCGAAAGTgactttgaaaattattatccaAGTGAAGATTACGATAATGAAGACGAGAATAAAAGGGAAAAATATAAACGAGCCGTGAAAATGTTTATGAGACAAGGTTTGCCACCTGGAACAATTGAAAACATTCAAGCTGGCGGTGGTTCTGAGTCAGGACATCAGGGAGGTGGAATGAATCTTTTT aACCGACACAATTATGAAGATAACTATCCATATCGGAAAAAGTGGTCTGACTGGACTGACAACTATCACAGTTCATATAGAGATCATCAACATAAACATCATCACTAG
- the LOC123264914 gene encoding uncharacterized protein LOC123264914 isoform X2, translated as MFRLISICIFSILVNLVIAKIPPSFSLWKEPAKNAVYLRSLGLPPVPGMDTINIPYVPKPLFFPKFVDPKVMIAQKTELLKNLFGGLGPVNYPITDPSDDSLTFEKTKPFLYATSNEIEPSEDIGKLENILKNDKKETDNVKRGTFGSKFGLFGPVNSKFFPSSPKFPSGLSYSYPETKFNDFDSTNSLARRKRSIMSPMTNVPTDQGSFSPYPEVDPIFQYPEYYNFSAPQPYFPSVLGPVGSYPGYGPFYATPMIDPASMFTAKKTAFLNQFFKSLGPSASNPETDMPYNNPESFWSPSINAEVTTEIPVPKSTIVPPGFWAPSSIVPAPGEYTTKVSFFLDKLFKSITNKTAAKAASSSKISPSIMARSINDLLNDPSNRIARSIDDVQTLSITKDAIVDSIIAELGSLKTDMLNNFDDFTIAQQLSMASMGKNSAKPFKTGFSGLYKSTSTDFSLPYKQKMMVLSKVFDSLTELHKNISSAVSDAIKSNMDEESDKSDKYFEQKSMLNETSADTVQNKAMKMNSPMTYQDPALFYQAFSPSYQQQFPFYQPPTPVQPTEPFWMAFVKAKSTTPKPKKMKGTKREVESDFENYYPSEDYDNEDENKREKYKRAVKMFMRQGLPPGTIENIQAGGGSESGHQGGGMNLFIKIPQ; from the exons atgtttcgACTAATAagtatttgtatattttcaatattggTTAATCTTGTGATTGCTAAAATACCACCGAGTTTTTCACTATGGAAAGAACCAGCCAAAAATGCag TTTATTTACGATCCCTGGGTTTACCGCCTGTACCTGGAATGGATACAATTAATATTCCATACGTACCAAAGcctttattttttccaaaatttgttgaTCCAAAAGTAATGATCGCGCAAAAAACAGAATTACTGAAGAACCTTTTTGGTGGGTTGGGTCCAGTTAATTACCCGATAACTGATCCATCTGATGATTctttaacttttgaaaaaacaaaacctTTTCTCTATGCAACAAGTAATGAAATAGAACCATCAGAAGATATTGGAAAactcgaaaatattttaaaaaacgacAAAAAAGAGACTGACAATGTTAAAAGAGGTACTTTTGGATCTAAATTTGGATTATTTGGACctgtaaattcaaaattctttCCTTCATCTCCGAAATTTCCGTCAGGATTAAGCTACTCATATCCCGaaacaaaattcaatgatTTTGATTCTACCAACTCATTGGCTCGGCGTAAGCGAAGCATCATGTCACCAATGACTAACGTCCCTACTGATCAAGGATCATTTTCTCCGTATCCAGAAGTTGACCCAATATTTCAGTACCCAGAGTACTATAACTTCAGTGCTCCTCAACCGTATTTTCCAAGTGTATTGGGACCTGTTGGATCTTATCCAGGATACGGACCGTTCTATGCAACTCCAATGATTGATCCTGCTAGTATGTTTACTGCTAAAAAAACagcatttttaaatcaattttttaaaagtcttgGTCCAAGTGCTTCAAATCCTGAAACAGACATGCCATATAATAATCCTGAAAGCTTTTGGTCACCATCAATAAATGCAGAAGTGACAACTGAAATTCCTGTGCCTAAAAGTACTATTGTTCCTCCTGGTTTTTGGGCCCCGTCTTCAATTGTTCCAGCTCCTGGAGAATACACGACAAAAGTATCTTTTTTCttagataaattattcaaaagtaTTACAAATAAGACAGCTGCGAAAGCCGCTTCTTCTAGTAAGATTTCACCCAGTATAATGGCAAGATCTATTAATGATCTTCTGAACGATCCTTCAAATCGTATTGCTCGGTCTATTGATGATGTCCAGACCTTATCAATTACCAAGGATGCAATTGTTGATTCGATTATCGCAGAACTTGGATCTCTCAAAACagatatgttaaataattttgatgattttaCTATCGCTCAACAATTATCAATGGCTTCAATGGGAAAAAACAGTGCCAAACCTTTTAAAACAGGATTTTCAGGATTATATAAGTCGACATCGACCGATTTTAGTCTACCatacaaacaaaaaatgatGGTATTAAGTAAAGTGTTTGATTCTCTAACTGAACTTCACAAAAATATCAGTTCAGCTGTGTCTGATGCTATTAAAAGTAACATGGATGAAGAGTCTGATAAAAGTGATAAGTACTTTGAGCAAAAGAGTATGCTTAATGAAACTTCTGCAGATACTGTTCAGAACAAAGCGATGAAAATGAATTCACCAATGACTTATCAAGATCCTGCATTATTTTATCAGGCATTTTCTCCAAGTTATCAACAACAATTCCCCTTTTATCAACCTCCAACTCCGGTCCAACCTACTGAACCTTTCTGGATGGCTTTTGTAAAAGCTAAAAGCACAACCCCGAAacctaaaaaaatgaaaggaACTAAAAGAGAGGTCGAAAGTgactttgaaaattattatccaAGTGAAGATTACGATAATGAAGACGAGAATAAAAGGGAAAAATATAAACGAGCCGTGAAAATGTTTATGAGACAAGGTTTGCCACCTGGAACAATTGAAAACATTCAAGCTGGCGGTGGTTCTGAGTCAGGACATCAGGGAGGTGGAATGAATCTTTTT ATAAAAATACCACAATAA